The Maniola jurtina chromosome 1, ilManJurt1.1, whole genome shotgun sequence genome has a window encoding:
- the LOC123866035 gene encoding insulin-like growth factor-binding protein complex acid labile subunit isoform X2 — MGRECSRRILCKKTDAGTSRKYKNTPFTSMDTIRNLQNQFRTDLGIPTMAPQYSSRRIAGYVTPNLYLVLLICLELLAWRGGASALANCPAGCNCNDDTLVVVCEESRLDVLPIALNPSIQRLIIRNNKIKTIDSSMQFYAELQHLDLSQNHLVNIPTKSFAYQRKLQELHLNHNKLSSVANTTFQGLNSLTVLNLKRNFLEELTNGVFSTLPRLEELNLGQNRIQRIEPRAFAGLSALRILYLDDNQLSSVPTISFSLLGSLAELHVGLNAFSSLPDDAFAGLNRLAVLDLNGAGLSNISDNAFRGLPGLRSLNLYGNRLGVVPTQQLSGLTRLEELNIGQNDFIVLESHSFKGLKNLKLLDISGAAQLERIEKGAFEDNINLETVVLTNNKKLSIIEDCSLLGLPKLRHLTLRDNAIVTLSETVFIGKELKLLDLTDNPIFCDCHILWLQQLLRDKSNFTQVQCASPEHLKDKNLRMLNADDLGCVLHDTGRQTIICIIVVACVASIATLVLIVYRYRKSMQEKLKDYKWNKGRKNLEYHKPISTEEDCIVRGIHPAQYPTPHAPGLRPIPVTEL, encoded by the exons atGGCGCCACAGTACTCGAGTCGTCGCATCGCGGGTTACGTCACACCTAACTTATATTTg GTTTTGCTGATATGCCTGGAACTGCTCGCCTGGCGAGGCGGGGCGTCAGCGCTCGCCAACTGCCCAGCCGGCTGCAACTGCAACGACGACACTCTCGTCGTGGTCTGCGAGGAGAGCCGTCTCGACGTCCTCCCCATCGCCCTCAACCCCTCCATACAGCGCCTCATCATCAGGAATAACAAGATCAAAACCATCGACAGCTCCATGCAGTTCTACGCGGAGCTACAACACTTAGATCTCTCACAGAATCATCTCGTGAACATACCCACAAAAAGTTTTGCATATCAACGGAAATTACAAGAATTACACCTCAACCACAACAAGCTATCATCAGTCGCAAACACGACATTCCAAGGCTTGAACTCTTTAACCGTGCTTAATTTAAAACGTAATTTCCTAGAAGAACTTACCAATGGAGTATTTTCCACTCTGCCAAGATTAGAGGAATTAAATTTAGGACAGAATAGGATCCAGAGAATAGAACCGAGAGCATTCGCTGGACTGTCAGCCCTAAGGATTCTCTATTTGGATGACAACCAGTTAAGTTCAGTCCCAACGATATCCTTCAGTCTCTTGGGAAGTCTTGCAGAACTGCATGTCGGGTTGAATGCTTTCTCCTCGCTGCCAGACGATGCCTTCGCAGGTCTCAACAGACTAGCAGTGTTAGACTTGAATGGAGCTGGACTCTCAAACATAAGTGACAATGCCTTCAGAGGTCTCCCGGGATTAAGAAGCCTTAACCTCTACGGAAACCGATTAGGCGTCGTTCCCACTCAACAATTATCTGGCTTGACTAGGCTAGAAGAATTGAATATAGGCCAAAATGATTTCATAGTTTTGGAAAGCCATTCGTTCAAGGGTCTGAAAAATCTGAAACTTCTAGATATATCGGGCGCGGCCCAATTAGAAAGAATCGAGAAGGGTGCTTTCGAAGATAATATAAATCTCGAGACTGTGGTTTTAACCAATAACAAAAAATTGTCGATCATCGAAGACTGTTCCCTGCTGGGTTTGCCAAAGCTACGACACTTGACGTTAAGGGATAATGCTATCGTAACATTGAGCGAAACAGTCTTCATAGGTAAAGAATTGAAACTACTGGACTTGACTGACAATCCTATCTTCTGCGACTGCCACATACTGTGGCTACAACAACTCCTTAGAGATAAGAGCAATTTCACTCAGGTGCAATGCGCCAGCCCCGAACATCTGAAGGATAAGAATTTAAGAATGTTGAATGCGGACGACCTGGGCTGCGTCTTGCACGACACGGGAAGGCAGACCATCATCTGCATAATCGTGGTGGCCTGCGTGGCTTCGATAGCGACTTTAGTTTTAATAGTGTACAGATATCGAAAGAGCATGCAGGAGAAGCTAAAGGATTATAAATGGAACAAGGGGCGTAAGAACCTAGAGTACCACAAGCCGATTTCGACGGAGGAGGACTGCATAGTGCGCGGCATCCACCCCGCGCAGTACCCCACGCCGCACGCGCCCGGCCTGCGCCCCATCCCGGTGACGGAGCTGTAG
- the LOC123866035 gene encoding insulin-like growth factor-binding protein complex acid labile subunit isoform X3: protein MRLSRVSWDESAVDGYYKTDAGTSRKYKNTPFTSMDTIRNLQNQFRTDLGIPTMAPQYSSRRIAGYVTPNLYLVLLICLELLAWRGGASALANCPAGCNCNDDTLVVVCEESRLDVLPIALNPSIQRLIIRNNKIKTIDSSMQFYAELQHLDLSQNHLVNIPTKSFAYQRKLQELHLNHNKLSSVANTTFQGLNSLTVLNLKRNFLEELTNGVFSTLPRLEELNLGQNRIQRIEPRAFAGLSALRILYLDDNQLSSVPTISFSLLGSLAELHVGLNAFSSLPDDAFAGLNRLAVLDLNGAGLSNISDNAFRGLPGLRSLNLYGNRLGVVPTQQLSGLTRLEELNIGQNDFIVLESHSFKGLKNLKLLDISGAAQLERIEKGAFEDNINLETVVLTNNKKLSIIEDCSLLGLPKLRHLTLRDNAIVTLSETVFIGKELKLLDLTDNPIFCDCHILWLQQLLRDKSNFTQVQCASPEHLKDKNLRMLNADDLGCVLHDTGRQTIICIIVVACVASIATLVLIVYRYRKSMQEKLKDYKWNKGRKNLEYHKPISTEEDCILELYASPSVFFMSGGPGSARRPPRSGGGGTMPANGFTYIGGERAPPVLNNGAPAHHLNNGSLRSLPDKKNNRNGVVCHPENFQRNLDSRYSRKQENDYLRNSETVIGFPRDRERERERQYERETPDYSEPEYSIIPEGGYAEFPRSCSHANTFNC, encoded by the exons atGGCGCCACAGTACTCGAGTCGTCGCATCGCGGGTTACGTCACACCTAACTTATATTTg GTTTTGCTGATATGCCTGGAACTGCTCGCCTGGCGAGGCGGGGCGTCAGCGCTCGCCAACTGCCCAGCCGGCTGCAACTGCAACGACGACACTCTCGTCGTGGTCTGCGAGGAGAGCCGTCTCGACGTCCTCCCCATCGCCCTCAACCCCTCCATACAGCGCCTCATCATCAGGAATAACAAGATCAAAACCATCGACAGCTCCATGCAGTTCTACGCGGAGCTACAACACTTAGATCTCTCACAGAATCATCTCGTGAACATACCCACAAAAAGTTTTGCATATCAACGGAAATTACAAGAATTACACCTCAACCACAACAAGCTATCATCAGTCGCAAACACGACATTCCAAGGCTTGAACTCTTTAACCGTGCTTAATTTAAAACGTAATTTCCTAGAAGAACTTACCAATGGAGTATTTTCCACTCTGCCAAGATTAGAGGAATTAAATTTAGGACAGAATAGGATCCAGAGAATAGAACCGAGAGCATTCGCTGGACTGTCAGCCCTAAGGATTCTCTATTTGGATGACAACCAGTTAAGTTCAGTCCCAACGATATCCTTCAGTCTCTTGGGAAGTCTTGCAGAACTGCATGTCGGGTTGAATGCTTTCTCCTCGCTGCCAGACGATGCCTTCGCAGGTCTCAACAGACTAGCAGTGTTAGACTTGAATGGAGCTGGACTCTCAAACATAAGTGACAATGCCTTCAGAGGTCTCCCGGGATTAAGAAGCCTTAACCTCTACGGAAACCGATTAGGCGTCGTTCCCACTCAACAATTATCTGGCTTGACTAGGCTAGAAGAATTGAATATAGGCCAAAATGATTTCATAGTTTTGGAAAGCCATTCGTTCAAGGGTCTGAAAAATCTGAAACTTCTAGATATATCGGGCGCGGCCCAATTAGAAAGAATCGAGAAGGGTGCTTTCGAAGATAATATAAATCTCGAGACTGTGGTTTTAACCAATAACAAAAAATTGTCGATCATCGAAGACTGTTCCCTGCTGGGTTTGCCAAAGCTACGACACTTGACGTTAAGGGATAATGCTATCGTAACATTGAGCGAAACAGTCTTCATAGGTAAAGAATTGAAACTACTGGACTTGACTGACAATCCTATCTTCTGCGACTGCCACATACTGTGGCTACAACAACTCCTTAGAGATAAGAGCAATTTCACTCAGGTGCAATGCGCCAGCCCCGAACATCTGAAGGATAAGAATTTAAGAATGTTGAATGCGGACGACCTGGGCTGCGTCTTGCACGACACGGGAAGGCAGACCATCATCTGCATAATCGTGGTGGCCTGCGTGGCTTCGATAGCGACTTTAGTTTTAATAGTGTACAGATATCGAAAGAGCATGCAGGAGAAGCTAAAGGATTATAAATGGAACAAGGGGCGTAAGAACCTAGAGTACCACAAGCCGATTTCGACGGAGGAGGACTGCATA CTAGAGCTGTACGCCTCCCCGAGCGTGTTCTTCATGTCGGGCGGCCCGGGCTCCGCGCGCCGGCCGCCGCGCTCGGGGGGCGGCGGCACCATGCCCGCCAACGGCTTCACGTACATCGGCGGCGAGCGCGCGCCGCCCGTGCTCAACAACGGCGCGCCCGCGCACCACCTCAACAACGGCTCGCTGCGCTCCCTGCCCGACAAGAAGAACAACCGCAACGGCGTCGTGTGCCACCCGGAGAACTTCCAGCGCAACCTCGACTCGCGCTACTCGCGCAAGCAGGAGAACGACTACCTGCGCAACTCGGAGACGGTGATCGGCTTCCCGCGCGACCGCGAGCGCGAGCGCGAGCGGCAGTACGAGCGCGAGACGCCGGACTACAGCGAGCCCGAGTACTCCATCATCCCCGAGGGCGGCTACGCGGAGTTCCCGCGCTCGTGCAGCCACGCCAACACGTTCAACTGTTGA
- the LOC123866035 gene encoding insulin-like growth factor-binding protein complex acid labile subunit isoform X1, with protein MRLSRVSWDESAVDGYYKTDAGTSRKYKNTPFTSMDTIRNLQNQFRTDLGIPTMAPQYSSRRIAGYVTPNLYLVLLICLELLAWRGGASALANCPAGCNCNDDTLVVVCEESRLDVLPIALNPSIQRLIIRNNKIKTIDSSMQFYAELQHLDLSQNHLVNIPTKSFAYQRKLQELHLNHNKLSSVANTTFQGLNSLTVLNLKRNFLEELTNGVFSTLPRLEELNLGQNRIQRIEPRAFAGLSALRILYLDDNQLSSVPTISFSLLGSLAELHVGLNAFSSLPDDAFAGLNRLAVLDLNGAGLSNISDNAFRGLPGLRSLNLYGNRLGVVPTQQLSGLTRLEELNIGQNDFIVLESHSFKGLKNLKLLDISGAAQLERIEKGAFEDNINLETVVLTNNKKLSIIEDCSLLGLPKLRHLTLRDNAIVTLSETVFIGKELKLLDLTDNPIFCDCHILWLQQLLRDKSNFTQVQCASPEHLKDKNLRMLNADDLGCVLHDTGRQTIICIIVVACVASIATLVLIVYRYRKSMQEKLKDYKWNKGRKNLEYHKPISTEEDCIVRGIHPAQYPTPHAPGLRPIPVTEL; from the exons atGGCGCCACAGTACTCGAGTCGTCGCATCGCGGGTTACGTCACACCTAACTTATATTTg GTTTTGCTGATATGCCTGGAACTGCTCGCCTGGCGAGGCGGGGCGTCAGCGCTCGCCAACTGCCCAGCCGGCTGCAACTGCAACGACGACACTCTCGTCGTGGTCTGCGAGGAGAGCCGTCTCGACGTCCTCCCCATCGCCCTCAACCCCTCCATACAGCGCCTCATCATCAGGAATAACAAGATCAAAACCATCGACAGCTCCATGCAGTTCTACGCGGAGCTACAACACTTAGATCTCTCACAGAATCATCTCGTGAACATACCCACAAAAAGTTTTGCATATCAACGGAAATTACAAGAATTACACCTCAACCACAACAAGCTATCATCAGTCGCAAACACGACATTCCAAGGCTTGAACTCTTTAACCGTGCTTAATTTAAAACGTAATTTCCTAGAAGAACTTACCAATGGAGTATTTTCCACTCTGCCAAGATTAGAGGAATTAAATTTAGGACAGAATAGGATCCAGAGAATAGAACCGAGAGCATTCGCTGGACTGTCAGCCCTAAGGATTCTCTATTTGGATGACAACCAGTTAAGTTCAGTCCCAACGATATCCTTCAGTCTCTTGGGAAGTCTTGCAGAACTGCATGTCGGGTTGAATGCTTTCTCCTCGCTGCCAGACGATGCCTTCGCAGGTCTCAACAGACTAGCAGTGTTAGACTTGAATGGAGCTGGACTCTCAAACATAAGTGACAATGCCTTCAGAGGTCTCCCGGGATTAAGAAGCCTTAACCTCTACGGAAACCGATTAGGCGTCGTTCCCACTCAACAATTATCTGGCTTGACTAGGCTAGAAGAATTGAATATAGGCCAAAATGATTTCATAGTTTTGGAAAGCCATTCGTTCAAGGGTCTGAAAAATCTGAAACTTCTAGATATATCGGGCGCGGCCCAATTAGAAAGAATCGAGAAGGGTGCTTTCGAAGATAATATAAATCTCGAGACTGTGGTTTTAACCAATAACAAAAAATTGTCGATCATCGAAGACTGTTCCCTGCTGGGTTTGCCAAAGCTACGACACTTGACGTTAAGGGATAATGCTATCGTAACATTGAGCGAAACAGTCTTCATAGGTAAAGAATTGAAACTACTGGACTTGACTGACAATCCTATCTTCTGCGACTGCCACATACTGTGGCTACAACAACTCCTTAGAGATAAGAGCAATTTCACTCAGGTGCAATGCGCCAGCCCCGAACATCTGAAGGATAAGAATTTAAGAATGTTGAATGCGGACGACCTGGGCTGCGTCTTGCACGACACGGGAAGGCAGACCATCATCTGCATAATCGTGGTGGCCTGCGTGGCTTCGATAGCGACTTTAGTTTTAATAGTGTACAGATATCGAAAGAGCATGCAGGAGAAGCTAAAGGATTATAAATGGAACAAGGGGCGTAAGAACCTAGAGTACCACAAGCCGATTTCGACGGAGGAGGACTGCATAGTGCGCGGCATCCACCCCGCGCAGTACCCCACGCCGCACGCGCCCGGCCTGCGCCCCATCCCGGTGACGGAGCTGTAG
- the LOC123866307 gene encoding translationally-controlled tumor protein homolog gives MRIYKDIITGDEMFSDTYKIKLVDEVIYEVTGKLETRTQGDIRIEGFNPSAEDADEGTDSACESGVDIVLNHRLVETYAFGDKKSYTLYLKDYMKKLVAKLEEKSPDQVEVFKTNMNKVMKDILSRFKELQFFTGESMDCDGMVALMEYRDIDGVSTPIMMFYKHGLEEEKF, from the exons ATGAGAATCTATAAGGATATTATTACCG GTGACGAGATGTTCTCGGACACATACAAAATCAAACTGGTCGACGAAGTGATTTACGAAGTCACCGGTAAATTGGAAACAAGAACACAGGGCGATATCAGAATCGAGGGTTTCAACCCCTCGGCCGAGGACGCTGACGAAGGCACAGACTCTGCGTGCGAGAGCGGCGTAGACATTGTCTTAAATCACCGACTTGTGGAGACCTATGCCTTCGGAGACAAGAAATCTTACACTCTATACCTTAAAGATTACATGAAAAA ATTAGTAGCAAAATTGGAAGAGAAATCTCCCGACCAAGTAGAAGTATTCAAGACCAACATGAACAAAGTAATGAAAGACATTCTCAGTAGGTTTAAGGAACTCCAATTCTTCACTGGCGAATCTATGGATTGCGATGGCATGGTCGCCTTGATGGAGTACAGAGATATTGACGGTGTCTCCACTCCCATCATGATGTTCTACAAGCATGGTCTTGAAGAGGAGAAGTTCTAA